A single region of the Gracilibacillus caseinilyticus genome encodes:
- the trpB gene encoding tryptophan synthase subunit beta — MTYQAPNETGHYGEYGGRFVPETLMPAVLELEKAYKEAIVDQAFLDEFDYYLKEYVGRETPLYYAERFSKKLGGPKIYLKREDLNHTGAHKINNALGQALLTVRMGKKKVVAETGAGQHGVATATVCALLGLECVIFMGKEDVRRQKLNVFRMELLGARVESVDQGSGTLKDAVNEALRYWVTNVEDTHYIIGSVVGPHPFPQIVRDFQSMIGSETKKQLQQAEGQLPDAVVACIGGGSNSMGMFYPFVEDDDVRLYGVEAGGKGVETDKHAVTLQYGTKGMLHGTMTYLLQDEHGQIQEAHSISAGLDYPGVGPEHSYLRDIGRVNYVHITDQEALEGLQELSRTEGIIPALESSHAIAYAMKLAPEMKEDEVMVICLSGRGDKDVETVRDALGGEANG; from the coding sequence ATGACATATCAAGCACCAAATGAAACAGGTCATTACGGTGAATATGGAGGACGTTTTGTTCCGGAAACGTTAATGCCTGCTGTATTAGAGTTAGAAAAGGCATATAAGGAAGCAATTGTGGATCAGGCTTTTTTAGATGAATTCGATTATTATTTAAAGGAATATGTTGGCCGTGAAACGCCATTGTATTATGCGGAACGTTTTTCTAAGAAATTAGGCGGTCCTAAGATTTACTTGAAGCGTGAAGATTTAAATCATACTGGCGCGCACAAAATCAATAATGCGTTAGGTCAGGCGTTGTTAACGGTAAGAATGGGCAAGAAAAAAGTAGTTGCCGAAACAGGTGCAGGACAGCATGGTGTTGCAACGGCGACAGTTTGTGCCTTATTAGGGTTAGAGTGTGTTATTTTTATGGGGAAAGAAGATGTCAGAAGGCAGAAACTTAACGTGTTCCGGATGGAATTGTTAGGAGCAAGAGTGGAAAGTGTTGATCAGGGAAGCGGTACATTGAAGGATGCGGTGAATGAAGCATTACGTTATTGGGTAACAAACGTGGAAGATACGCACTATATTATTGGATCTGTTGTTGGTCCACACCCATTCCCACAGATTGTTCGTGATTTTCAAAGTATGATTGGTTCGGAAACGAAGAAACAACTTCAGCAAGCAGAAGGGCAATTACCAGATGCGGTTGTAGCTTGTATCGGTGGAGGCAGTAATTCGATGGGGATGTTCTATCCGTTTGTGGAAGATGACGATGTGCGTCTATATGGAGTCGAAGCAGGCGGAAAAGGTGTGGAAACAGATAAGCATGCTGTCACATTACAATACGGAACCAAAGGAATGCTGCATGGCACCATGACGTATCTATTGCAGGATGAACACGGGCAAATCCAAGAGGCACATTCGATCTCAGCGGGTCTGGATTATCCAGGTGTCGGCCCTGAACATAGTTATTTACGAGATATTGGCCGCGTTAATTATGTTCATATTACCGATCAAGAAGCATTGGAAGGCTTGCAGGAGCTGTCACGTACAGAAGGAATTATTCCAGCATTGGAAAGCTCCCATGCGATTGCCTATGCGATGAAATTGGCACCCGAAATGAAAGAGGATGAAGTGATGGTGATCTGTTTATCTGGTAGAGGCGATAAAGATGTGGAAACAGTGAGAGATGCATTAGGTGGTGAAGCAAATGGGTAA
- a CDS encoding phosphoribosylanthranilate isomerase: MTQVKICGLQNQQAIEAAAGADFIGFVFAKSKRRVTIDEATELSAYVPPGVKKVGVFVNESIETIRIIAEQVNLDYVQLHGDESPAFCSEMALPVIKAFEVRDPSDLEKVATYDCDYYLLDSPGGKYRGGSGETFDWSIANQYDFLQKRIILAGGLRPENVREAITEVMPHGVDVSSGVETDGEKDLDKIHAFINAVKKGDNDDISSTK, translated from the coding sequence ATGACTCAAGTGAAAATCTGTGGTTTACAAAATCAACAAGCAATCGAAGCTGCTGCAGGTGCTGATTTTATCGGTTTTGTGTTTGCAAAGAGCAAAAGAAGAGTAACGATAGATGAGGCGACAGAGCTGTCAGCATACGTACCTCCCGGCGTTAAGAAAGTGGGAGTGTTTGTCAATGAAAGCATCGAAACAATCCGGATCATTGCCGAACAAGTGAATTTAGATTATGTGCAGCTGCATGGGGATGAATCGCCTGCATTTTGCAGTGAAATGGCTTTGCCAGTGATCAAGGCGTTTGAGGTTCGAGATCCAAGTGATTTAGAAAAGGTTGCCACGTATGACTGTGACTATTACTTGCTGGACAGTCCAGGAGGGAAGTATCGTGGCGGATCTGGCGAAACCTTCGACTGGTCCATCGCGAACCAATATGATTTTCTGCAGAAGCGAATCATATTGGCTGGAGGATTAAGACCAGAAAACGTTCGAGAAGCGATCACAGAGGTGATGCCTCATGGTGTGGACGTTTCGAGCGGAGTGGAGACTGACGGTGAGAAAGATCTAGACAAAATACACGCATTTATAAATGCAGTAAAGAAAGGTGATAATGATGACATATCAAGCACCAAATGA
- a CDS encoding AraC family transcriptional regulator, which yields MQSYVKHHTYGFRFKGEHQQRVAGLHAIGKEKQTEESYSWDGLQRAEHGRIVFQYTLDGRGAIRIGETIHRLEKGDAFFVKIPSNHCYYLPEGSSHWAFVFITLYGDEVNRQYQRITEAAGHISHLPLHSRPIKHIFRLLDIIETTGIQHGYDASAYAYSFLMEYLQYVEYEERQEADLPVAVAKAVTFIEKNYAADIGLDDIVAISGLSKYHFTRLFSKYFKQTPIQFLTKVRIKRALELLQHTENSIEEIAFSVGYASSNYFTKVFKQLLHETPSAYRQSKSVMPVDRLFID from the coding sequence ATGCAATCTTATGTGAAGCATCATACATATGGTTTTCGTTTCAAAGGGGAACATCAACAGCGCGTAGCAGGGTTACATGCGATCGGAAAAGAAAAGCAAACAGAAGAAAGTTACAGCTGGGATGGCTTGCAACGAGCGGAGCATGGCCGCATTGTCTTCCAATATACGTTGGATGGTCGAGGAGCAATACGAATCGGGGAGACCATCCACCGGTTGGAAAAAGGGGATGCTTTCTTTGTGAAGATCCCTAGTAATCATTGTTACTATTTACCAGAAGGTTCTTCGCACTGGGCGTTTGTTTTTATTACGTTATATGGGGATGAGGTGAATAGACAATATCAGCGGATCACAGAAGCAGCGGGTCACATTAGTCACTTGCCACTGCACTCACGACCCATCAAGCATATTTTCCGCTTGCTCGATATAATTGAGACAACTGGGATTCAGCATGGTTATGATGCCTCGGCGTATGCTTATTCTTTTTTAATGGAATATTTGCAATATGTTGAATATGAAGAGCGCCAGGAAGCAGACCTGCCTGTTGCAGTAGCGAAGGCAGTGACCTTTATTGAAAAAAACTATGCCGCTGATATTGGTTTGGACGATATTGTCGCCATTTCCGGATTATCTAAATACCATTTCACGCGTTTGTTTTCCAAGTATTTTAAACAAACACCGATTCAATTTTTGACGAAGGTACGAATAAAAAGAGCACTTGAATTATTGCAGCATACCGAAAATTCGATTGAGGAGATTGCTTTCTCCGTTGGTTACGCCAGCAGTAATTATTTTACCAAGGTATTTAAGCAGTTACTTCACGAAACGCCGAGTGCATATCGCCAAAGCAAATCTGTTATGCCGGTGGATCGGCTTTTCATCGATTGA
- a CDS encoding ABC-F family ATP-binding cassette domain-containing protein, which translates to MLQATNVSLRFGDKKLFEDVNIKFTAGNCYGLIGANGAGKSTFLKILSGELEPQSGHVSLGKDERLAVLKQDHFAYEEYEVLKTVIMGHTRLYEVMQEKDAIYAKGEFTEEDGMRAAELEGEFAEMNGWEAESDAAILLKGLGISEDLHYKTMAELSGSEKVKVLLAQALFGNPDILLLDEPTNHLDIQAIQWLEEFLINFENTVIVVSHDRHFLNKVCTHIADVDYGKIEMYVGNYDFWYESSQLALQMAKEQNKKKEEKMKELQNFIARFSANASKSKQATSRKKMLDNITLDDIKPSSRRYPYVAFTPGRDIGNDLLRVEGISKTIDGVKVLDNVSFTLKPYDKVAFVGPNEIAKTTLLDILMGEMEPDEGTFSWGVTTSQSYFPKDNSEYFEGNNMTLVEWLRQYSPEDQTETFLRGFLGRMLFSGEQALKKANVLSGGEKVRCMLSKMMLSNANVLVLDEPTNHLDLESITSLNNGLIKFKGSILFTSHDHQFINSIANRLIEITPKGIVDKEISYDEYVADQKLQKEIQALYV; encoded by the coding sequence ATGCTACAAGCAACCAATGTTAGTTTACGTTTCGGTGATAAGAAGTTATTTGAAGACGTCAATATTAAATTTACAGCTGGAAATTGCTACGGCTTAATCGGTGCAAATGGTGCCGGTAAGTCTACTTTTTTGAAAATATTATCGGGAGAACTTGAACCACAATCTGGTCATGTTTCTCTTGGAAAAGATGAACGTCTGGCCGTATTAAAGCAGGACCACTTTGCTTATGAAGAATATGAAGTATTGAAAACTGTCATCATGGGCCACACACGTTTATATGAAGTCATGCAAGAAAAAGACGCTATTTATGCCAAAGGTGAATTCACGGAAGAAGACGGTATGCGCGCCGCTGAGTTAGAAGGCGAATTCGCTGAAATGAATGGTTGGGAAGCAGAATCAGATGCTGCCATTTTATTAAAAGGACTTGGCATTAGCGAGGATCTGCATTATAAGACAATGGCAGAATTATCTGGTTCGGAAAAAGTAAAAGTATTGCTCGCGCAGGCATTATTCGGCAACCCGGATATCCTATTACTGGATGAGCCGACCAACCACCTGGATATTCAGGCAATCCAATGGTTAGAAGAATTCTTAATCAATTTTGAAAATACCGTTATCGTTGTCTCTCACGACCGTCACTTCTTAAACAAAGTATGTACACACATCGCGGATGTCGATTACGGAAAGATTGAAATGTATGTAGGGAACTATGATTTCTGGTATGAATCCAGCCAGTTAGCCTTACAAATGGCGAAAGAACAGAACAAGAAGAAAGAAGAAAAAATGAAGGAATTACAAAACTTCATCGCCCGCTTTAGTGCGAATGCATCGAAATCCAAACAGGCAACTTCTCGTAAGAAAATGCTCGATAACATTACGTTAGATGATATCAAGCCTTCTTCTCGTCGTTATCCATATGTTGCGTTCACACCTGGCCGCGATATCGGAAATGACTTGTTACGTGTGGAAGGTATTTCAAAAACAATTGATGGTGTCAAAGTACTTGATAATGTCAGCTTTACCTTAAAGCCGTATGATAAAGTAGCATTCGTTGGTCCGAATGAAATCGCCAAGACTACTTTATTAGATATTTTAATGGGAGAAATGGAGCCTGATGAAGGGACTTTCTCTTGGGGTGTAACCACTTCTCAGTCCTATTTCCCTAAAGATAACTCCGAATACTTTGAGGGCAATAATATGACATTAGTAGAGTGGCTTCGCCAATACTCTCCTGAGGATCAGACTGAAACGTTCTTACGCGGTTTCTTAGGTCGTATGTTATTCTCTGGTGAGCAGGCATTGAAGAAAGCGAATGTCCTATCCGGAGGAGAAAAGGTTCGTTGTATGCTGTCTAAAATGATGTTAAGCAATGCCAACGTGCTCGTATTAGATGAGCCAACCAACCACCTTGATCTTGAATCGATTACGTCATTAAACAATGGTCTGATTAAATTTAAAGGCTCGATCCTTTTCACCTCTCATGACCATCAGTTTATTAACAGTATTGCTAATCGACTGATTGAGATTACGCCTAAAGGCATTGTGGATAAAGAGATCAGCTATGATGAGTATGTAGCAGATCAGAAGCTTCAGAAAGAAATTCAGGCATTGTACGTGTAA
- a CDS encoding antibiotic biosynthesis monooxygenase family protein, giving the protein MILEAVMLQVKSGMEEDFEHTFVEASSIISSMKGYLSHELQRCIEEKGNYLLLVRWETLEDHTIGFRGSEEYQEWKNLLHHFYDPFPTVEHFELVAPTK; this is encoded by the coding sequence ATGATTTTAGAAGCGGTTATGCTCCAAGTGAAGTCTGGAATGGAAGAGGATTTTGAACATACATTTGTAGAAGCATCATCGATCATTTCCTCGATGAAAGGGTATCTATCACACGAATTGCAGCGGTGTATCGAGGAGAAGGGGAACTATTTATTGCTTGTTCGCTGGGAGACGTTAGAAGATCATACTATCGGCTTTCGAGGATCTGAAGAATATCAGGAGTGGAAAAATTTACTCCATCACTTTTATGATCCTTTTCCAACCGTCGAACACTTTGAGCTAGTAGCCCCTACTAAATAA
- a CDS encoding extracellular solute-binding protein, which translates to MKKKIVLFIFVCLLLFLAACSNDEASNEPEETEDGRVVLTGLITKHPLTKELKDMEWLEEVEKKAGVDIKWEEVTADWDQKKGAMLAGGDIPDIIVGPNAITDADFAQFPGLFENLKPLIEEHGGNIQTMFEQQPKTEILSTQSNGEIYGLSKYQRFWPDTATMQFINQQWLDNLGLEVPTNWDELFDVLMAFKEEDANGNGDPNDEIPMDFSPVGEGGFGYFQPTVLLGSTGMTITGGGGQGYFLEDGKVKNFFTDERYKDLVTFLHKLYENGLISEEAFTQDYSQYQAVARGEGENAKVGYTFGWEKTDRFGLQVADQYVSFAPMKQSADYQGEVSWSYDYDNLNYGVNFIQMSSQTSNKEAAMRFINELYDPEVSLQVLFGSIGPNIEKTGDNAYKVLAPQDEEMDPGTWKWTSSWADNGPMYISDDLEVELPTDMQSVDEQQAPFKKVFESVDENDVFPGMMLKYSEEDNNKMTLVNTDFMNLAISKFGEWITSGGIDQQWDDYVKQVDQIGLPSNIEIIQSYYDDYKAQLD; encoded by the coding sequence TTGAAAAAGAAAATAGTATTGTTCATTTTTGTTTGTTTGCTATTGTTCCTTGCTGCTTGTAGTAATGATGAAGCTAGTAATGAACCAGAGGAAACGGAAGATGGAAGAGTAGTCCTTACAGGTTTAATTACGAAACACCCGTTAACCAAAGAATTAAAAGATATGGAATGGTTAGAAGAAGTCGAGAAAAAAGCTGGGGTAGACATAAAGTGGGAAGAAGTAACAGCTGATTGGGATCAGAAAAAAGGTGCGATGTTAGCAGGTGGCGATATTCCAGACATTATTGTCGGCCCTAATGCGATTACAGACGCCGATTTTGCTCAATTCCCAGGGTTGTTTGAAAATCTGAAGCCGTTGATTGAAGAGCACGGTGGTAACATTCAGACCATGTTTGAACAACAGCCAAAAACCGAAATTCTTTCAACACAGTCAAATGGGGAAATCTACGGTTTATCCAAATACCAACGCTTTTGGCCAGATACAGCGACCATGCAGTTTATCAACCAGCAATGGTTAGATAATCTTGGCTTGGAAGTTCCGACAAATTGGGATGAATTATTCGATGTATTGATGGCGTTTAAAGAAGAAGATGCAAATGGTAACGGTGACCCTAATGACGAAATACCAATGGACTTTTCTCCTGTTGGCGAAGGCGGATTTGGTTACTTCCAGCCGACAGTACTGCTAGGCAGCACTGGTATGACAATTACTGGTGGCGGTGGTCAAGGGTATTTCTTAGAAGATGGCAAAGTGAAGAACTTCTTCACAGATGAGCGTTACAAAGACTTAGTGACTTTCCTTCATAAATTGTATGAGAACGGCTTAATTAGTGAAGAAGCCTTTACCCAGGACTATTCACAGTATCAGGCGGTAGCACGTGGTGAAGGGGAAAATGCGAAAGTAGGTTATACATTCGGTTGGGAAAAGACGGACCGTTTCGGCTTACAGGTTGCCGATCAATATGTCTCATTTGCTCCAATGAAGCAGTCAGCTGACTATCAAGGTGAAGTATCTTGGTCATATGATTACGACAACTTGAATTATGGTGTCAATTTTATTCAAATGTCTTCCCAAACAAGCAATAAAGAAGCAGCGATGCGCTTTATCAATGAATTATATGACCCGGAAGTAAGCTTACAAGTATTATTTGGTTCGATTGGGCCGAATATTGAAAAAACAGGCGATAATGCTTACAAAGTGTTAGCTCCACAAGACGAAGAAATGGATCCTGGAACGTGGAAATGGACGTCTTCATGGGCGGATAACGGTCCAATGTATATTTCAGATGACTTAGAAGTGGAATTACCAACCGATATGCAGTCAGTAGATGAGCAACAGGCACCGTTTAAAAAGGTATTTGAGTCAGTAGATGAAAATGACGTGTTTCCAGGTATGATGCTTAAGTATTCAGAAGAAGACAACAATAAGATGACATTAGTAAATACTGATTTTATGAACCTTGCTATCTCAAAATTTGGTGAGTGGATCACATCTGGCGGTATTGACCAGCAATGGGATGATTATGTGAAACAAGTAGATCAAATCGGTCTTCCATCCAACATTGAGATTATTCAAAGCTACTATGATGATTACAAAGCGCAATTAGATTAA
- a CDS encoding YesL family protein, whose amino-acid sequence MNRGMTSYISIGEWLFKILLLNLYWFLFTLAGLVAFGVFPATAALFATIRQDIKEEDDVKLFRTFLHFYKKEFIKSNLLGYIIAIATALLLFNIHVLGLMEASLFKSFMMVMSYILLAIIAIVALFLFPIYAHYQLSLLGYFKYSAILAIGKPIKTVMMLALIAGVCYFYYSIPGFIPALGVSLLAYLIMRIAYPTFAQVVEGA is encoded by the coding sequence ATGAATAGAGGAATGACATCATATATTTCAATCGGAGAATGGCTATTTAAAATATTGTTGCTTAATCTCTACTGGTTTCTTTTTACTTTGGCTGGTCTCGTTGCGTTTGGAGTCTTTCCGGCAACAGCAGCATTATTCGCGACCATCAGGCAGGACATCAAAGAAGAGGATGATGTGAAATTATTTCGCACTTTCCTGCATTTCTATAAAAAAGAGTTTATCAAATCGAACTTGTTAGGATATATCATTGCGATTGCGACAGCTCTGCTACTATTCAACATTCATGTATTAGGCTTAATGGAAGCTTCTTTATTTAAATCTTTTATGATGGTGATGAGCTATATTTTGTTAGCGATTATCGCAATTGTTGCTCTCTTCCTCTTCCCGATCTATGCGCACTACCAGTTGTCACTGCTTGGTTACTTTAAATATTCAGCAATTCTGGCAATCGGTAAACCTATCAAAACAGTCATGATGCTCGCCTTGATTGCCGGGGTTTGCTATTTCTACTATTCCATACCAGGGTTCATTCCTGCGTTAGGAGTCAGTTTACTAGCCTATCTGATCATGCGGATTGCCTATCCGACATTTGCACAGGTTGTGGAAGGTGCTTAA
- a CDS encoding ABC transporter permease, translating to MAFAQATKSKSVSKPKKATILNTFRRDYQLWLMILPAIICVIIFNYIPMYGIQLAFRKYDFTAGLTGGEFVGFQYFIQFFNSHLFWDLIRNTLLISITTIVVGFPAPIALALLVNQIRWKRGKRILQTTVYLPHFISIVVLVGLLNVMLSPNTGVLGLLLAKLGVEGNLLASVNAFIPIYVLSDVWQHVGWNSIIYLAALASVDPQLYDAAKIDGANRWQIIRNVEIPAIIPTIVILLILNMGTVISTGFEKIFLMQNSLNLPISEVIETYVYKTGIMSNQFSYAAAIGLFNTMINFMMLVVVNTIAKKVARISLW from the coding sequence ATGGCCTTTGCACAAGCAACCAAATCAAAAAGTGTGTCCAAACCAAAAAAAGCCACTATTTTGAATACGTTTAGAAGAGATTATCAGCTTTGGCTTATGATTCTACCTGCGATCATCTGTGTCATTATATTTAATTATATCCCGATGTACGGTATTCAGTTAGCTTTTCGTAAATATGATTTCACAGCTGGTTTAACGGGTGGAGAATTTGTTGGGTTTCAGTATTTTATTCAGTTTTTCAATAGTCATCTTTTCTGGGATTTAATTCGTAATACATTATTGATCAGTATCACGACCATCGTCGTCGGATTTCCGGCACCGATCGCGTTAGCGCTTCTGGTCAACCAAATCCGCTGGAAAAGAGGAAAACGGATTTTGCAAACGACGGTCTACCTGCCACATTTTATTTCGATTGTGGTATTGGTAGGGTTGTTAAACGTGATGTTATCGCCAAATACCGGTGTACTTGGTCTATTATTAGCGAAGCTCGGTGTTGAAGGGAATTTACTCGCTTCGGTCAATGCGTTTATTCCTATTTATGTGTTATCAGATGTCTGGCAACATGTCGGCTGGAACAGTATCATCTATCTCGCCGCACTGGCTTCGGTAGATCCGCAGTTGTATGATGCAGCCAAGATAGATGGAGCAAATCGTTGGCAGATCATTCGCAATGTAGAGATTCCGGCCATTATTCCGACAATTGTCATTTTGTTAATTCTGAACATGGGAACCGTCATCAGTACCGGATTCGAGAAAATCTTCCTCATGCAGAACAGTCTCAACCTGCCAATATCGGAAGTGATCGAAACATACGTTTATAAAACGGGGATCATGTCCAACCAGTTCAGCTATGCTGCTGCGATCGGATTATTTAATACAATGATTAACTTTATGATGCTGGTAGTGGTCAATACGATTGCCAAAAAAGTGGCACGTATCAGCCTGTGGTAA
- the trpA gene encoding tryptophan synthase subunit alpha — protein sequence MGKAKLEQAFNRVLERGDKAFVPYIMAGDGGLGQLEEQLAFLEEAGATVVELGIAFSDPVADGPTIQEAGLRALENGVSLHAVLEKLQETKETRQIPIVLMTYINPIHTYGMERFAKACEEAGVDGLIIPDLPLEEEGMIVPTLQDHEIALIRLAALTSTEERLTEIAKRTEGFLYAVTVTGTTGARASFKESLGEHLASLRAKSNAPVLAGFGVSTPGHVRLLTEFCDGVVVGSKIVDSLHRGDRSCIEELIKSAQITSQQIK from the coding sequence ATGGGTAAAGCAAAATTAGAGCAAGCTTTTAATCGTGTATTAGAACGTGGGGATAAAGCATTTGTGCCATATATTATGGCTGGTGATGGCGGTCTCGGTCAGTTAGAGGAACAGCTGGCCTTTCTAGAAGAGGCAGGAGCAACGGTTGTCGAATTAGGGATTGCCTTTTCTGATCCGGTAGCGGATGGTCCGACGATTCAGGAGGCAGGTTTACGCGCACTGGAAAATGGCGTTTCGCTTCATGCAGTTTTGGAGAAGTTGCAAGAAACGAAGGAAACTCGTCAGATTCCGATCGTCTTAATGACGTATATCAATCCGATTCATACGTATGGTATGGAACGTTTTGCAAAGGCGTGTGAAGAAGCGGGAGTAGATGGGCTGATTATTCCGGACTTACCACTTGAGGAAGAGGGAATGATAGTACCGACACTTCAGGATCACGAAATTGCCTTGATCCGACTTGCAGCATTAACAAGTACAGAAGAACGCTTAACGGAGATTGCGAAGCGGACAGAAGGTTTCTTATATGCAGTGACAGTCACGGGAACGACCGGAGCAAGAGCGTCATTCAAAGAGAGTTTAGGCGAACATCTTGCTTCCTTACGAGCAAAGAGTAATGCACCTGTACTTGCAGGTTTCGGTGTATCCACTCCCGGACACGTCCGTTTGTTAACCGAATTTTGTGATGGCGTGGTTGTAGGAAGTAAAATCGTAGACTCCTTACACCGAGGCGACCGATCATGCATTGAAGAATTGATAAAATCTGCCCAGATAACTTCTCAGCAGATTAAATAA
- a CDS encoding APH(3') family aminoglycoside O-phosphotransferase: MKDMPDRLSKRTEGFSWEQMTIGRSEAKTFFLQGSTYNQYLKIQPVNAVENLSDEKDRLQWLRGKLPVPEVVYYDMDHQNEYLLMTEVKGTNASDQIHLANVTDLIKQVGTGLQVLHHINTKDCPFNQTLEPKIAEAKRRAENSLVDEEDFDGIRKGMKASELFEELLCNKPNNEDLVFTHGDYCLPNIILSKGKVSGFIDVGRAGVADRYQDVALAIRSITSNFGKEYIPYFLEGYGMTDVDETKMDYYQLMDEFF; the protein is encoded by the coding sequence ATGAAGGATATGCCAGATCGATTATCGAAGAGGACAGAAGGATTTTCATGGGAACAAATGACGATTGGTCGATCAGAAGCGAAGACGTTCTTTTTGCAAGGGTCAACGTATAATCAATACCTTAAAATACAACCAGTGAATGCGGTAGAAAATTTGTCCGATGAAAAAGACAGGTTACAGTGGCTTCGGGGTAAGCTACCCGTTCCAGAGGTGGTCTATTATGATATGGATCATCAGAACGAATACTTATTAATGACGGAAGTAAAAGGAACCAACGCATCTGATCAAATCCACCTAGCAAATGTAACTGATTTGATAAAGCAAGTAGGGACAGGTCTGCAAGTTTTACACCATATCAACACGAAAGATTGTCCGTTTAATCAAACATTAGAGCCTAAAATAGCAGAGGCTAAAAGAAGAGCGGAAAATAGTCTTGTGGATGAAGAAGATTTTGATGGGATAAGAAAAGGAATGAAAGCATCCGAACTCTTCGAAGAACTGTTATGCAATAAGCCTAACAACGAAGATCTCGTTTTCACTCATGGTGACTATTGTTTACCCAACATTATACTGAGTAAGGGAAAAGTCAGTGGTTTTATTGATGTGGGAAGAGCGGGAGTCGCCGACAGATATCAGGATGTAGCTCTAGCGATCAGGAGCATTACATCTAATTTTGGCAAGGAGTATATACCGTATTTTCTTGAAGGGTATGGTATGACAGATGTAGATGAAACAAAAATGGATTACTATCAACTGATGGATGAATTTTTTTGA
- a CDS encoding carbohydrate ABC transporter permease: MTSISLNRIRNKKPGDLLFDIFIVALCVLMFFVVAYPIYFIIIASISDPTLVSTGKVLFMPKGFSFFGYEQIFQDSRVWIGYRNTLFYALFGTLINLMLTLPAAYVLSRYEFKARRLLMFFFIFTMFFNGGLIPTYMLMKDLSLLDTVWVFIFNPLTVNVFNLIITRTFFENNIPGEMYEAAMMDGCSHFRFFTSIVMPLSKAVTAVIGLYYLVWHWNDFFTGLIYIRNYDLQPLQIVLRDILLSNQVFSEGAGSGGTGGGYAQRYADQVKYGVIIVSSLPVLMLYPFIQKYFEKGVLIGSVKG, from the coding sequence ATGACTTCGATCTCGCTAAATAGAATCCGAAACAAGAAACCAGGCGATTTGCTGTTTGACATTTTTATAGTGGCCCTATGTGTCTTAATGTTTTTCGTTGTCGCCTATCCAATATATTTTATCATTATTGCATCGATCAGTGACCCGACGCTTGTGTCGACAGGTAAGGTGCTGTTTATGCCAAAAGGATTCAGCTTCTTCGGCTATGAGCAAATTTTCCAAGATTCACGTGTCTGGATCGGCTATCGAAATACATTATTCTATGCGTTATTCGGAACGTTGATTAACTTGATGTTAACCTTACCGGCAGCATATGTACTGTCTCGGTATGAATTTAAAGCTCGTCGCCTGCTGATGTTTTTCTTTATATTTACGATGTTTTTCAACGGTGGGTTAATCCCGACTTACATGCTGATGAAAGATTTAAGTTTATTAGATACGGTCTGGGTGTTTATTTTTAACCCATTAACGGTCAACGTATTTAATTTAATCATTACGCGAACTTTCTTTGAAAATAACATTCCGGGCGAAATGTACGAAGCAGCAATGATGGACGGCTGTTCCCACTTCCGTTTCTTCACCTCGATCGTGATGCCGCTGTCGAAGGCGGTTACTGCCGTAATTGGTCTCTATTATTTAGTCTGGCACTGGAATGACTTTTTTACCGGATTGATTTATATTCGAAACTACGATCTGCAGCCATTGCAAATCGTCCTAAGGGATATTCTATTATCCAATCAAGTATTCTCAGAAGGTGCCGGAAGCGGTGGTACCGGTGGTGGATATGCACAACGCTATGCTGACCAGGTCAAATACGGTGTCATCATCGTATCCTCCTTGCCAGTGCTAATGTTGTATCCATTTATTCAGAAGTATTTTGAAAAAGGTGTACTTATTGGATCAGTAAAAGGATAG